The Fusobacterium varium genome includes a region encoding these proteins:
- a CDS encoding MFS transporter, with protein sequence MEQTKQFRPFGMRDKIGYLFGDFGNDVMLVFVSQFLMVFYTQVWGMAPKVVATMFLVSRLVDAFTDVTMGRIIDITPQGKDGKFKKWIRIMAAPVAIASFLLYQSGLKDQPMTFKIIYMYITYLLYGSICFTGVNIPYGAMASAITDKPDERQSLITFRAMGAYIGEFIIGFFGPIIIYERVIKDGATQVLIRNNGDIFPVVAGGISIVAIICYFICYQLTTERIKVPPLAKEGLSFGKSVKMIFSNRAMLGILGGTVCLIFGNLLTGGVNAYLYAYYFKMPAALSTYNAIKLGIALGMATLVTLVVKKLGKRESISLMVGFAACVFATLSFLNIKNPWVYVGIASVGFSGVTFFGYVIWGAIIDVIDDSEIKTGRREDGTLYAIYSFSRKVGQALGSSLVGYALAIIGFQPGVKEQTQEVLNGIYKLATVAPATLFTLVVIMFMLVYPLSKKRVDANAETLRLRREGKEAK encoded by the coding sequence ATGGAACAAACTAAACAATTCAGACCTTTTGGTATGAGAGACAAGATCGGTTATTTATTTGGGGACTTTGGAAATGACGTTATGCTAGTATTTGTAAGTCAATTCCTAATGGTATTCTATACACAAGTTTGGGGAATGGCACCAAAAGTTGTTGCAACAATGTTCCTAGTATCAAGACTAGTGGATGCATTTACAGACGTTACAATGGGAAGAATTATTGACATTACACCTCAAGGTAAAGATGGTAAGTTTAAAAAATGGATAAGAATCATGGCTGCACCAGTTGCAATAGCAAGTTTCTTACTATATCAATCAGGATTAAAAGATCAACCAATGACTTTTAAAATTATCTACATGTATATAACTTACTTACTATATGGAAGTATCTGTTTCACTGGAGTTAATATTCCTTATGGAGCAATGGCATCAGCTATCACAGATAAACCAGATGAAAGACAATCACTTATTACATTCAGAGCAATGGGAGCTTACATTGGAGAGTTTATCATTGGATTCTTTGGACCAATCATCATTTACGAACGTGTAATTAAAGATGGAGCAACTCAAGTATTAATCAGAAATAATGGAGATATCTTCCCAGTAGTTGCTGGAGGAATTTCAATAGTTGCTATTATTTGTTACTTCATTTGTTACCAATTAACTACTGAACGTATTAAAGTTCCACCTCTAGCAAAAGAAGGACTTTCATTCGGTAAATCAGTAAAAATGATCTTCAGTAACCGTGCAATGCTAGGAATCTTAGGAGGAACTGTTTGTCTAATATTCGGTAACCTACTAACTGGAGGAGTTAACGCTTACCTATATGCTTACTACTTCAAAATGCCAGCTGCATTATCAACATACAATGCTATTAAATTAGGAATCGCTTTAGGAATGGCAACACTAGTTACATTAGTAGTTAAAAAACTTGGAAAAAGAGAATCAATCAGTTTAATGGTTGGATTTGCTGCATGTGTATTTGCTACATTAAGCTTCTTAAATATTAAAAACCCTTGGGTTTATGTTGGAATCGCTTCAGTTGGATTCTCAGGAGTTACATTCTTTGGATATGTAATTTGGGGAGCAATCATCGACGTTATTGACGATTCTGAAATCAAAACTGGAAGAAGAGAAGATGGAACTCTATATGCAATCTACTCATTCTCAAGAAAAGTTGGACAAGCTCTTGGAAGTAGTTTAGTTGGATACGCTCTTGCAATCATCGGATTCCAACCTGGAGTTAAAGAACAAACTCAAGAAGTTCTAAACGGAATTTACAAACTTGCTACAGTAGCACCAGCAACTCTATTTACACTAGTTGTAATCATGTTCATGTTAGTATATCCTCTATCTAAGAAAAGAGTTGATGCTAACGCTGAAACATTAAGATTAAGAAGAGAAGGAAAAGAAGCTAAATAA
- a CDS encoding glycoside hydrolase family 88 protein: protein MELKKEIRERFSQDVDFPQEMLFGALHEALSKIDGNTKTFINTFPRPCSTNYVYPGILNGGEWDDWTSGFWTGMLWLAYEITGEERYRKTAFFQIKSYDERITNKVAVNHHDLGFLYTPSVVAGYKITGNERAKNAGLKAADHLIKRYKEKGEFIQAWGDLDDPTAYRLIIDCNLNVPLLFWATEVTGDPKYREIAAKHLHTAASVVVREDSSTHHTFYFDPETGKPTKGVTAQGASDNSAWARGQAWGVYGFPLAYSYLKDEKFITLFKRVTNYFLNHLPEDNICYWDLMFDETSGEERDTSAATIAVCGMLEMIKYLPDSDPDKKIYSNAVKAIMKSLIKNYTTKNIERSNGLLTDSVYSKPNGSGVNECCMWGDYFYMEALVRIMKPDWNKYW from the coding sequence ATGGAATTAAAAAAAGAGATCAGAGAAAGATTTTCTCAAGATGTTGATTTTCCACAAGAAATGCTATTTGGAGCATTACATGAAGCATTATCAAAAATAGATGGAAATACAAAAACTTTTATTAATACTTTCCCAAGACCTTGCAGTACAAACTATGTATATCCAGGAATTTTAAATGGTGGAGAATGGGACGACTGGACAAGTGGATTCTGGACAGGAATGCTATGGTTAGCATATGAAATTACAGGAGAAGAAAGATATAGAAAAACAGCTTTCTTCCAAATCAAAAGTTATGATGAAAGAATTACAAATAAAGTTGCAGTAAATCACCATGACTTAGGATTCCTATATACTCCTTCAGTAGTTGCAGGATATAAGATCACAGGAAATGAAAGAGCTAAAAATGCGGGATTAAAAGCAGCAGATCACCTAATCAAAAGATATAAAGAAAAAGGTGAATTTATCCAAGCTTGGGGAGATCTAGATGATCCTACAGCTTATAGATTAATAATAGATTGTAACTTAAACGTACCTCTATTATTCTGGGCAACAGAAGTTACTGGAGATCCTAAATATAGAGAGATAGCTGCAAAACATCTTCATACAGCAGCAAGCGTAGTAGTAAGAGAAGATAGTTCAACTCATCACACTTTCTACTTTGACCCAGAAACAGGAAAACCAACTAAAGGAGTTACAGCACAAGGTGCATCAGATAACTCAGCATGGGCAAGAGGACAAGCATGGGGAGTATATGGATTCCCTCTAGCATATAGCTACTTAAAAGATGAAAAATTCATTACTCTATTCAAAAGAGTAACAAACTACTTCTTAAATCACCTACCAGAGGATAACATCTGTTACTGGGATTTAATGTTTGATGAAACATCAGGAGAAGAAAGAGATACTTCAGCAGCTACAATAGCAGTTTGTGGAATGCTTGAAATGATAAAATATCTTCCAGATTCAGATCCAGATAAAAAAATCTACTCAAATGCAGTAAAAGCAATAATGAAATCATTAATTAAAAACTATACAACTAAAAACATAGAAAGATCAAATGGACTATTAACAGATTCTGTATATAGTAAACCAAATGGTTCTGGTGTAAATGAATGTTGTATGTGGGGAGACTACTTCTACATGGAAGCTCTTGTAAGAATAATGAAACCAGATTGGAATAAATATTGGTAA
- a CDS encoding sulfatase, whose translation MKRKPNLLFVFADQWRRDAMGFMEKDEVITPNIDSFAQEALNFDNAMSACPLCSPNRATMFTGTHPVTHGVWTNCKPGLPNLELRETDVTLMDVLKNDGYKIGYIGKWHLDSPEVNFNPEPVSGARDWDAFTPPGKRRHGVDYWYSYGTYDQHLKPHYWHDDNKMIQIDQWSVEHETDKAIEFINKNKDEAFSLILSWNPPHTPLDLVPQKYVDMYKDKKFKVNPNVLLTGVTDHTESVNPRLNFTDEQYQDVMRKYFAAVTGIDENFGRLLQNLKDNGIYDDTIIVLTADHGEMLCAHRLWSKHVWFEESTGVPFLIKYGDRFVKGRTDVVLNGVDIMPTLLSLMELPIPESVQGIDLKEVIVNGSDVENYAIMTGYPGQMRAIEEFRSHGKENVAFGWRAIRTKQYTYAINRGYTMAHGIERLLYDNINDPYQMNPIRLNDCSENEVAAELEAKLREWAVKYNDKFEF comes from the coding sequence ATGAAAAGAAAACCAAACTTATTATTTGTTTTTGCTGATCAATGGCGTAGAGACGCTATGGGATTCATGGAAAAAGATGAAGTAATTACACCAAATATAGACAGTTTTGCACAAGAAGCTTTAAACTTTGACAATGCCATGAGTGCTTGTCCACTATGCTCACCAAACAGAGCTACAATGTTTACAGGAACACATCCAGTAACTCACGGAGTATGGACAAACTGCAAACCAGGATTACCAAACTTAGAGTTAAGAGAAACTGATGTAACATTAATGGATGTATTAAAAAATGATGGATATAAAATAGGATATATAGGAAAATGGCACTTAGATAGTCCAGAAGTAAACTTCAATCCTGAGCCAGTATCTGGAGCAAGAGATTGGGACGCATTTACACCACCTGGAAAAAGAAGACACGGTGTTGATTACTGGTATTCATATGGAACTTATGATCAACATTTAAAACCACACTACTGGCATGATGATAATAAAATGATACAAATAGATCAATGGTCAGTTGAACATGAAACAGATAAGGCTATAGAATTCATTAATAAAAATAAAGATGAAGCATTCTCACTTATCTTATCATGGAACCCACCACACACTCCATTAGATTTAGTACCACAAAAATATGTGGATATGTATAAAGATAAGAAATTTAAAGTTAATCCAAATGTACTATTAACTGGAGTAACAGATCATACAGAAAGTGTTAACCCAAGATTAAACTTTACAGATGAGCAATATCAAGATGTAATGAGAAAATATTTTGCAGCTGTAACAGGAATAGATGAAAACTTTGGAAGACTTCTACAAAATTTAAAAGATAATGGAATATATGATGATACAATAATAGTTCTAACAGCAGACCATGGAGAAATGCTATGTGCTCACAGACTATGGAGTAAACACGTATGGTTTGAAGAATCAACTGGAGTACCATTCCTTATTAAATATGGAGATAGATTTGTTAAAGGAAGAACAGATGTTGTATTAAATGGTGTTGATATTATGCCAACATTATTATCATTAATGGAACTTCCTATTCCTGAATCTGTTCAAGGAATTGACTTAAAAGAAGTTATAGTAAATGGAAGCGATGTAGAAAACTATGCAATAATGACTGGATACCCTGGACAAATGAGAGCTATTGAAGAATTCAGAAGCCACGGAAAAGAAAATGTTGCTTTTGGATGGAGAGCTATAAGAACAAAACAATATACTTATGCAATAAATAGAGGATACACAATGGCACACGGAATCGAAAGATTACTATATGATAATATAAACGATCCATACCAAATGAATCCAATAAGATTAAATGATTGCTCAGAAAATGAAGTAGCTGCTGAATTAGAAGCTAAATTAAGAGAATGGGCTGTTAAATACAACGATAAATTTGAATTTTAA